Proteins from a single region of Syngnathus scovelli strain Florida chromosome 7, RoL_Ssco_1.2, whole genome shotgun sequence:
- the c18h3orf33 gene encoding protein C3orf33 homolog isoform X1, producing the protein MPESCRETQTEDKERRGPQAQRQNTASHNIVATISQFADDNLTLVRSLSGGLALTGVILIARSIKLITKFQAVSEIPARFVENNISLRGRVHSVKEQSLQVEHVPIYLPLLSPLLTKHKGVSTSTLLVNLAGVDLTADGRLWLQRNVRPSQTVWLKLISRQEDTLHCFVAHSKQRASWARSMNEEALRLGLARRAPINGLSPDTRIFWRLHKRLHRAEVKAEKKRLGFWKEESRWERAVNAVFKLIRRIFGRT; encoded by the exons ATGCCGGAATCCTGCagagaaacacaaactgaagacAAGGAAAGACGCGGGCCACAAGCACAGCGGCAAAACACAgcgtcacacaacatcgtggctACTATCTCTCAATTTGCAGATGATAATCTCACACTTGTGCGG AGCTTAAGTGGTGGGCTCGCTCTTACCGGGGTGATTCTAATAGCAAGGAGCATCAAATTG ATCACCAAATTCCAAGCAGTATCTGAGATCCCCGCTCGTTTTGTGGAGAACAACATCAGCCTCCGCGGGAGAGTTCATTCCGTCAAGGAGCAAAGCCTCCAAGTGGAGCACGTACCCATCTACCTGCCGTTGCTGTCACCTCTACTTACAAAACACAAAG GTGTGTCCACGTCAACCTTGCTGGTGAACCTCGCCGGTGTGGATCTGACCGCCGACGGCAGGTTATGGCTGCAGAGGAACGTCCGTCCCTCTCAGACAGTGTGGTTGAAGCTGATCAGTCGACAGGAAGACACGTTGCACTGTTTTGTGGCACACAGTAAG CAGAGGGCGTCATGGGCTCGCTCCATGAACGAAGAGGCCCTGAGACTGGGTCTGGCCCGCAGGGCTCCTATCAACGGGCTTTCCCCGGACACTCGCATATTCTGGCGTCTGCACAAGCGTCTGCACAGGGCAGAGGTCAAAGCTGAGAAGAAACGTCTGGGGTTTTGGAAGGAGGAGAGCCGATGGGAGAGGGCCGTCAACGCTGTATTCAAACTGATACGGAGAATCTTTGGGAGGACCTGA
- the c18h3orf33 gene encoding protein C3orf33 homolog isoform X2 encodes MPESCRETQTEDKERRGPQAQRQNTASHNIVATISQFADDNLTLVRSLSGGLALTGVILIARSIKLITKFQAVSEIPARFVENNISLRGRVHSVKEQSLQVEHVPIYLPLLSPLLTKHKGVSTSTLLVNLAGVDLTADGRLWLQRNVRPSQTVWLKLISRQEDTLHCFVAHSKRASWARSMNEEALRLGLARRAPINGLSPDTRIFWRLHKRLHRAEVKAEKKRLGFWKEESRWERAVNAVFKLIRRIFGRT; translated from the exons ATGCCGGAATCCTGCagagaaacacaaactgaagacAAGGAAAGACGCGGGCCACAAGCACAGCGGCAAAACACAgcgtcacacaacatcgtggctACTATCTCTCAATTTGCAGATGATAATCTCACACTTGTGCGG AGCTTAAGTGGTGGGCTCGCTCTTACCGGGGTGATTCTAATAGCAAGGAGCATCAAATTG ATCACCAAATTCCAAGCAGTATCTGAGATCCCCGCTCGTTTTGTGGAGAACAACATCAGCCTCCGCGGGAGAGTTCATTCCGTCAAGGAGCAAAGCCTCCAAGTGGAGCACGTACCCATCTACCTGCCGTTGCTGTCACCTCTACTTACAAAACACAAAG GTGTGTCCACGTCAACCTTGCTGGTGAACCTCGCCGGTGTGGATCTGACCGCCGACGGCAGGTTATGGCTGCAGAGGAACGTCCGTCCCTCTCAGACAGTGTGGTTGAAGCTGATCAGTCGACAGGAAGACACGTTGCACTGTTTTGTGGCACACAGTAAG AGGGCGTCATGGGCTCGCTCCATGAACGAAGAGGCCCTGAGACTGGGTCTGGCCCGCAGGGCTCCTATCAACGGGCTTTCCCCGGACACTCGCATATTCTGGCGTCTGCACAAGCGTCTGCACAGGGCAGAGGTCAAAGCTGAGAAGAAACGTCTGGGGTTTTGGAAGGAGGAGAGCCGATGGGAGAGGGCCGTCAACGCTGTATTCAAACTGATACGGAGAATCTTTGGGAGGACCTGA